The Chryseobacterium sp. LJ668 genome segment ATGAAAATGAGGATGAAAACGGAAACATCTCCATTGAAAAAAATAAAATTTCTATTAACGGTGCTACGATTGAATACAGTGATAATGACAAAGATTCTGTAATTATTAATGGGAAAAAATATCAAAAAAATGAAGCCAAAAAGATTATGGATACAATGAAGATGAATATTGATAATATGAAAGACGTCGATATCAAAATAAAAGGCGATAAAAAAGAATTTTCTATCAAAACCAAATAATTAAACTTGAGAGAGTGACAGAAGGTGTGGATGAATAGCAACAGTTTGAAACCCACACTCTTCTACTCTCAAAAAAACACTAAAAATTTTCAATAATTAGTGGTTTATATATCAAAATAGTCTTATATTCGTAAAAAATTAACCAACGTAAAACATCAAATCATGGTACAAGTAGTTTTAGAAATCGCAGTAAAAATCGCAGATTTAATCAGCGGATTATTTTAAGAGAGACAATATTTCAATATATTTGTAAAGTATAACCAAGGTTTGGTTATACTTTTTTGTTTTAAAATAAAATTCATGAGAAAGATAATAGGCAAATTTTTGTTAAAAATGCTGGGCTGGAAAGTTGTTCTTCAAGGCGATGTCAACAGTCTCAACCGGTGTATTCTCGTTGTAGCACCTCATACCCACAATATGGAATATCTTCTTGGAAATCTTGCTTATTGGTCTTTAAAAAAGCCTTTGAAAATTATCATTAAAGATGCTCATACGAAGGCATGGTATGGCTCTCTTGTGCGAGGTCTGGGTGGTATCGGCATCGATAGAAGCCAGAAAAATGATCTTGTGAATTTTGTAGCCAATGAATTCAAGAAAGACGATTTCAGCCTGGTAATCACTCCGGAAGGTACAAGAAGCTGGGTTCCGAAATGGAGAAAAGGGTTTTATCATATGGCTTTGGCGGCGAAAGTTCCTATTGTTTTAGCAGCAGGTGATTTTAAAAGAAATATTGTATATCTTGGATATACCATTCCCTACGAAAGACTTGAAACAGCGTCCTTTTTAGAAATCATGGAAGAAATACAAAATTATTATATCAAATATGACATCGGACCAAAAATCCCATCCAATTGGAATCCGAATATTTTAGGAAACGATTCAGAAGCTAAGAGTTAATTACGAATACGAATTACTTATCATCATAAAAATGTATACAGAAGGCAAAACTAAGGAAGAAATTTTAGAATTTATCAACAATTGGGGAGAAGAAACTTTTGCCAAAACTCTTGATATACAATTTATTGACATTGATCTGGAAAACGAAACGCTTACAGCAACCATGCCTGTCTCACCAAAAATCCATCAGCCGTTTGGCATTATGCACGGTGGAGCGAGCTGTGTTTTGGCAGAAACTATGGGATCCAGCCTTTCTAATATTTTCATTGATGGCAGCAAATATTTCGGTGTGGGAACCAATATCACTTCCAATCATTTAAGAAGTAAAAAAGACGGCGTTATAACGGCTGTTGCGAGATTTATCAGAAAAGGGAAAACAATGCATGTTTCTGAAATCGAAATCCGGGATGAAAAAGGTCAGCTGATCAATCATACGACAATGACCAATAATATTATTAGCAGGTAATTTTAAGATTAATATACTAAGACTCAAAAACTTGAGTCTTTTTTTATATACTTGCTGCAACCTTTTTACTTTTTGTCATCTTATAATTGTAACCCATAAAATTATCAGTTATGAAAAAGTATTTACTCTTATTTGTTTGTTCAATTTTCTTGGTCATCAACTCTTGCACTGACAGCGATGTAAACATTGAAACAAAAACACCAGTTACCGTACAGCAAATCGGTAAAGGAAATTTAGTAGGAAATTACGTTCCGCAACAGAATATGGTCATCACAAATTCTACGCAATGGAATACGCTTCTTAATACTTTAGACAGTGTGAATAATACTTCTGGTAGTTTTACAGAAACGAATATTGATTTTAATCAGTTTATGGTTATTGCAGTTTTTGATGAAGTATTTCCTAACGGTGGACATTCTATTGATATCATCACGGTAGATGACAATCCTCAAAATATTGTAGTAGACCTAGAAAGATTATTAACAGGAAATCTTACAACTGTTGTTACTCAGCCCTATCATATTGTGAAAATACCTAAAAGCACAAAACCTGTTTTATTTCAATAGAAAATGCAAATTTTTTAATTTTATTAAAATTTTATCCATGAAAAATTTACTTTTACCTTTTTTATTGATACTTGCTTTAGTTTTTTCTTGCAGAAGTGAAAACGATGAAATGCTGGAGAAAAATGCAAATTCTGTAAACCTATATATTGCAGGTGCCGAAAATAATCAGGCATGTTATTGGAAAAATGGACAGAAAGTGATTCTATCAAATGGAACAGGGCTGTACGCGAGTCAGATTATTGTTGAAAATAACAATGTGTACGTGTATGGAGCAATGACCTCAGAATATACTTTAAATCTATCATCAAAACATTTATATTTGTGGATAAATGGAACTAAGAATAATTTAGATGAATATCTACAGGATGTACCAGATCCCAATCCAAGCAACAACTTTCAAATTTCATCCCGAATGATTGTTGAAAATGGAAATATTTATTTTTGCGGATCGATAACCAATAGTACTATACCTAGTCAAACAAATCAAACGTATTATTATTGGAAAAATGGAATAAAGTACCAGATTTCAAATGATCCTGCTCTCACATCACCCGGAATGTACCAATTGATCAATAATGAAATTTATTTGGGAATTCGTAAGAACTATCAGTATAATCCACTTACCTGGGAAACTGGATTTTACAAAAACAATATATACTCTCCTCTGACAAATGATTCACAAATCCTAGACTTTCTCACTGATAATACTGGAACATATGCATATGTAAAAAATATACTAACCGGTGAAAAGACTTTGAGAAATATAAATACAAATGCAGTTATAGCTTTCCCTTCAAATCCTCCAGGAGAAATTTTAGATGTTACATGGAGTAATAATGATAAGTACTTTATAGGAGATAATTTTTATTATAAAAACAACACATTAGTACAGCTAAATGATCCAAATGGATATAACAGAATTCGTGGTTTTAAAGTTAAAGATCAACAAATTTATACAATCAGATATAAAGACGGGTCAAATGTAGGAACAACGGTAAAAGTTTTTATAAATGATGTTGAAGTTCAGAGCCAACCTATCACAGGCGTTTCAGATCCTAATGTTGGAGGGTTTTTATCCATATTTATAGACTAACATCTAATGCAGGCACCAGACTGGCAAAAAATCTATCTCAACCACTCCCCAAAACTCTTGGGGATTTGTCGCAGATATGTCGCAGACTTACAGACTGCCGAAGATCTTTTGCAGGACAGCTTTATCCTGGCAATGCAAAAAAGTCATCAGCTGAACGATGAAAAAGCCTTATTCGGATGGCTCAAAACAATTGTCGTGAATAACGCTTTACAACATTTACGAAAACACTCCAAAGAAATCTTTGTCACCACAGAAATATCAGAAATCCCGGAACTACTGACAGAAATGAATACTCTCGCCACAGAAAATAATCATATTTTAGCCTACGATTTTACCAGAGAAGAACTGTTGAAGTCTATTGACAGCCTGCCTGTACATCATCGGTCTGTATTTAATCTTTATTTTATCGAAAATAATTCACATGCAGAAATTGCAAAGCTGTTGGGAATCAATGTGAATACGTCAAAATCGCATTTGATGAGGGCGAAAAAATCAGTACAGAATTATTTGATGACTCATTTTGTTAATAAGAACACGCCGAAAAATAAAAAGAAAATGACCCAGCTACTGATTTTCATCGGATTTGGCGGACTGGCTTGGGCACAGACTTTCCAAAGTAAATTTGCAGATTTCAGCATTTTACCTTCAAAAGAGTTGATTATTCCTAATGATATAAAAACAAACAGTTTATCTTTCTCTGCATCAAGTTTAAACAAAAATCTTCAAAAAAAATTAATTATTGCAGCGACGCTTTTTATCATCATTCTATTTTCTATACATGTCAATAAAGGAAATTATCAATTCCAAAATTCAAAGGCAAAATCTCTGGTAAATACGAAGATGATTGTGAATGAAAAAATTTCTGAGAATAATTTTATCTCTCAATCAAAACCTGAAATTACTGAAGAAGTTCGAGCAAATGCAATCAATTTAAATCAAAAAATACAGATTCAAAAAACGGTTTCTTCTGAAAATAAGGTCAATGAAAAAGCAACTATCGTTAAACCAAAAGATTCAATAAAAAACATTCCAAAAAGAGTGGTAATTGTAAAAAAAGTGATCCAAAGAGATACCATTTTTATTGAAAGAGAAAACTAATGATACACATATTTTACAATAAATTCCTTTTTATTTTTGCAATTTTATTTTTGCAGTTTTTTCAGGCACAAAGAACCAAAACCGATACGGTATATGTTTATGAAAAAGTGACTGTGTATGACACCATTTACCTGGAAAAAGCTGTAAAAAATAAATTAAATGATATCATCCTCAAAGAGTCTGTAATAAAAGAACTGGTGATAGAAAACCAGCTTCCGCAAAAGCCCGGAAAAAACAGGATTAACAAAAACAAAGCATCAGGATTTGAATTTGGAATTGAAGCTGGAGTCGGGTTCAAAAACAGCAATTGGGCAAAAGAATTGAGCAACGGCAAACAACAATTTGGGCAGAATTCAGGAATATGGATTTCCAAAAGCGTAAGTCAAAATTTATATCTGATGTTATCTGCAAATGTATATCACTGGAACTCTACTTTTGATCTGGATGCAAATAAAGAAGATACTTATCTGAACGGATTTTATTTCACAGAAGACAGTGAGCCTCTGCTTTTCCAGAGATTTAACAATAAACACTTTGAATATATAGCACAATTGAAAGTCTTATACGAATGGAAAAAAATACGTCCGTTTGTCGGTTTTTTGGCAAACAGAAATGTTTATAAAATGCAGTTTTTGGTTCCTGAAAATAATGTTTTAGATAAGCTTGATGATTTTAAAAGCAAGCAATTTAATTTTGGGTTTTCTTTTGGAATTCAATACCTGGTTTTTCCTAAATTACTGATCTCAGCTGATTATCAGTATTATCGAATGAAAGATTTATCTTTAAAAAACAGCTCATTTGATTTTGACATTTTTAAGACTAATAATACCTTTGCTGAAAGAAAACTCAATCTTGGAATTTCCTATACCTTATTCAAGTAAAGTTTTTATTAACCTCTAATTTATGATCTATTTCAAATTTCCTTTTGACGAAAAGCTCTATTCTACAGATGGATATTCAGATAAAAAAGCTGTATTATTCAAATCTTTTGATCAGTCTGAAAGTATCATCTTCAATGGAGATATGATTGAGATAAATGATAAAACCGGGATTTTTTTGGGTGAATCATTCGTTAAAGATGAAACCCGATTTTCACCCGAAAATCATGAAGAATACGTAAAAAAACTGCAGAAAGTTATTGAAGTGATCAAAGAAAATCAACTTCCAAAGCTGGTGCTTTCACGAAGAAAAATTTTTAGAGATTTTAATGAAATTAATGCAAAAGAGAGCTTTAGAAACTTATGCGAAGCTTATCCCAATGCATTCAGATATATTTTTATAAAAGATGGTAACTCCTGGATGGGTGCATTTTCAGAAGTGCTGGGAAAATTCAACAAATCTACCCACGAGTTTGAAACGATGAGCCTCGCAGGAACGATTCCTATCTCTGAAAGTTGGACAGATAAAGAAATCGAAGAACAAAAACCTGTTTCTTCGTATATCAGAAATGTTTTACAGAAATTCAATACTAATGCTGAAATCTATGAATCGGAAACATACGATCATATTTCGGGAAATATCAAGCATTTGAGAACCGATTTTAAACTAAAAATAAATCCTCAGGATCTTGATGCAATTATTGAAGAACTTCACCCTACTCCTGCAGTTTGTGGAATTCCGAAAGATTTTTGTCAGGAAAAAATTAGGCAGTTCGAGAAATTTCCCCGAGAACTGTACGCCGGATTTATCAGAATTGAAACGGATGAATTCATCCAATATTTCGTGAATTTACGATGTGCGAAATTGTACAGCGACTCTGTACATATTTTCACAGGCGGCGGAATTACTGCCCAAAGCAACCCGGAAAAAGAATGGATTGAAACTGAGCTAAAATCTGAAGCGGTTTTGAAAAACCTAGTTTTTTCAATCTAAGCCAGTTATTTCAACAATTTCTATAAAAAATCCTCTCTCAAAACTGAAAGAGGATGATATTTTATATTAAAAGTATTATTTTTTAACTCCGATTTTACTCCACGTATTCAATACGAAGAGTAAAAACAACCCGATGACACCGCAGACAATTGAAATTACATACTTCATATTGTCTTCTGATGAAATCTCAGAATGCCAGTCGATTGCATAAATATTGATTGCGATAATCACGATAAATACGATTAAAAATACTTTATAAAACTTCTGCATGATCTTAAAAATTTATATAGGTCTGCACCAATTGTGCAAAGTTTGCTGTAAATAATTTAATTGAAATTGCGAGCAGGATGATTCCGAAAACTTTCTGTAAAATCGACAATGTCGCTTCACCCATTTTCTTCTCTAACCATGGAGCTGATTTCAGCACCAAATATACAAAAATTGTGTTGAGAACGATTCCAAGAATGATGTTAATATCATGAAATTCTGCGCGCAAAGACAAAGTTGTTGTAAGAGTACCTGCTCCTGCCACCAACGGAAAAGCGATAGGAACAATTGATGCCGCTTTTGCTTCGGTAGTTTTATTGATCTCAATCCCAAGAATCATTTCTAAAGCAATAATAAAAATAACAACTGCACCTGCAATTGCAAACGAGTTAACATCTACCCCGATAAACTTCAAGATCTTATTTCCTACAAAAAGAAAAACAATCATGATCAACCCGGCAGTAATCGACGCCCTCTTGGCTTCAATCTGCCCGAACTTTTGCTTTAAGCTTACGATAATAGGAATAGAGCCGATGATATCGATCACCGCAAAAAGTACCATAAAACAGGTCATGGTTTCTTTAAAAGAAAAATCTTGAAGAATCTCCATTATTCAATAATTATTAATTTCGCAAAATTATGAATAAAAAATGATTATTTACTAATCTGAGAATACAAATCGATAATTTCTTTCAAAAGTTCCCCAATTGACTCTTCAGATTTTACAGGTGTAAATTTTTCAATCTGAATTCTTTGAGACAGATTTCTATACCGTTCTGCTACGGAACCTCCAAGATGCTGCTCCAGGAATTGTTTGAAATCATCCTTGGAACTTTGAAAATACTGGTTTCTAACCTCCGAATCCAGCTCATCAACCGTTGCAAAAAACTGATCAAAGCGATGACTGTCTTTTAAATTTTCTAGATATGTAAAATAGTCTCCTACATCACTTTTCAGACTCTGTCTTATTTCTTTTTCAGTTTCAGCCACCGAACCTAAAGGTTTTGGAGCTGTTTTTTCTTTAACTATAATGCGTTTTTTTTGCCAATTTTTAAACAGCAAATATGCCACGAATAAGCCCAGTAAAATTCCTGCGTTAATGAAAAGGACCTTCCAGTTAAATCTGCTTTTTTCTTTTACTTTAAATGTAGTCGTTTTTAAAACCGGACTGTTTACTGTTTCAAGCAGTGTATTAGTATATTCATTCACTTTCTCAACCGTAGTACGTGCTTCTAAAACCTGATCATGTGAAAATGCAGTAAGATTTAAAGTTTCCTGGCCCAGATTGATGTATTCTTTTACTGCAGGGTTAAAGAAAGCAAACTCTTCTGTTTTTATATTAAGACTTCCGGATTTATTAGGTATTAGAACGTAATTGGCTAAAATATATCCTTTCATGCCTTCAATTCCGGCTTTTACTCTTGAGGTAATTTTGGGAGCGAAAACTTCGTAATCGGGAGAGTTTTCAATTTTTGGCAATTCCATATCTGACAAATTGCCTTCACCTGAAACTTTCAGAATGACATTGACCGGCTTTTTAGCTTCTATCTTGTCTTTAGATTCGTGATAAACATCTACTTTAAAATTTCCTACAGCATTTTTAAAACATTCCGGAGAACCCTCAGGAAGCTTTTTTACATTCAATTTTACTTTATTAGAAGACACTTTGCTTTTGGCTGTATACGAATTTACCGAAGCAGAAACTGAAGGTATCTCAACAAATCCTGACTCATTTGGAAATACAATAAACATTGCTAGAATCTGGGAAGGCATATTTCCAAATCCTGACGGGTCGATTTCAGATTTGTGAAAATTTACAGGATATACATTGATGTTCTGATTTTCAGGAAGATGTATATTTCTTACCTTTCTCAGGTTGTCTATATTTTTGGAATACACTCTCAAGACAGCTACTGTAGCCTGATTCTGATACACCTCTCTATCTTCAATTTCCATATTGAGATAAACGTCATTATCAATGTTTTTTGCGACAGTTTTCTTCTCAATATCACGAATAAAGATATCGAATGGTTCTGTTTTATAGATTTTATTATTGACAGTAACCAATACAGAACCGATTCTGATTTTGCCTCTTTGCTTGGGTTCAAGAGCAATTCTGGTAATGTACTGTTCTACAGAAACGTTAGAATCGGGATCTCTCACACCCTGATTAAATGAGCCGTTGCCAATAATATTAAATTTCGATAAATCCGGCAGCATGATTTTACTTTGCTGTACGAGATTATCACCATTCAATTCTAAAACAATCGTGAGATTTACAATTTCTTTACCGTTGTAATCACTTTTATCAGGTTTCATAGTGAGTTCTACCTGTCCGTAAGCAATTACGGAAACAAGGGTAAACAGTATGTAAATAAATTTTTGATTCATCACCAATCTTTCTCGTTGCTTGGAGGCAATGAGTAAGAATTCTTATTTAAAATTCTTTTGGCGGTTTCTTTTTCTTTCTCACCTACTTTATTCAATATGGCGTTCTCAACATCTTTTGGCATTTTGCCCTGATTATTCTTATCTTTATTGGGCTGATCGCCTTCCGGACTTTCACCTTCATTATTCTGACCTTTACCCTGATCTTGCTTAGGATCGCCATTTTTGTCTTTATTCTTCTGCTGATCGTCGCCTCCGCCGCCTTTACCGGATTTGCTCTTCTGATCTTTCTTCTGCTGATTTTCCTTCTCTTTTAATTTTGCAATTTCAAAATTCTTTCTTGTGGCTTCGTTGTAAGGATCCTGTTTCAGCGATTGTTTATAAAAATCTGCAGCCTTCTCGGGCTGGTTCATCTGCATATAGCTATTTCCCAGGTTATGCAAAGCAGCTGCCTTGTCCGGAATCGTCTGTGAAAGACTTTGTGCTTTCTCAAATTCTGCCTTTGCTTCTTCGTATTTTTTGCTTTTATATAAAGCATTCCCCAGATTATAATGTGCTGTAAATTCTTTTTCATCAGATTTTATAGCTTCCATATATCTTGATGAAGCGCCTTCATAATCTTTACCTTTAAATTTCTGATTACCCTCATAGACCAGAGTTTTATAATTTTTCTGCCCAAACAATGCGCCTGAGAATGAGAAAGTAATCATAAACGAGAGAAATAAAAATTTAGTATTCATCTATTGCAAAATTATTCCTTTATATGTTAAGAAAGAGATGTGTAATTGTTAAAGTTGGGTTAAAGTATTGACTGACTAAGATTTTGATAAAATCATCAGAGTTTTATATATTGAAATCTCTCTTGGGATTAAAAAGAAAAATAATCAGAAAAAACAAAATAGAAACCGCTAAAAAATACTGATAATAATGATTTGCATTTTGAGACTTCACTAGAGTTGCTGTGGAAGATACCTTTTTTCTTAATGCTTCGATGATTCTGTCGGGTGCTTCGCTGATGTTATTTCCGTCAATATAGGTTCCGCCGGTAGATTCTGCTATCTTATGAAGCGCATCAGTTTGTCTTTTAGAAATAACGGTTTGTCCGTTCATATCGCTTTTATAGCCCATCAACTGTCCAAATTCATATTCCGGAACGGGTGCACCTTCTTCAGAACCAATTCCAACAGAGGTTACCATAATGCCTTCTCTGTTGGCAAGCTTGATTGCAGCATTATCATTTCCTTCATTATCTTCACCATCGCTTAACAAAACAATTTTTCTAGAACCTTTGTTGATATCTTTAAATTTATCAGCCGCTGTTTCCATTGCTTTCAGAAAGTCTGTTCCTTGAATTTTGACAGAACCTGTTTCTACTCCATTAATATAAGTTTCTGCAGAATTATAATCTGTTGTCAACGGCATTATTGATGTGGCCTGGCCTGCAAAAATAATCATTCCCACTTTATCGTTTTTGAGCTTCTGCATCGTTTGAATAATAAGGTTCTTAGCTTCCACCAAACGGCTTGGCTCCACATCTTCGGCATTCATCGAGTTGGAAACATCCAGCATAAAAATCACATTATTAAATTTCTGATTGGTTGTCACTTCTTCAGAACCGCTTAATAAATCAATGATTGAAAAAATCAGAAACAACGTAGCCAAAAAATATAGGGCCGGAAAAATCTTAATAAATCCTGATTTTTTTTCAAATAAGGCTTCTTGGAAACGGCTTTCTGCAAATGCATCCCGGCTTTTCTTCTTCCACCGTAAATACCGGATAAGAAAAAATGACAAAACAGGCAAAAGCAAAAGTAACAACAAGTACCAGTAATTTCCTAAATACAACTCCATCAGCTTAAAAATTTATATAATACCCATCTTAATAATGCATCAAAAACCAGCATTCCTAAAGCAATCCAAAGGAAAATTTTAAAATATTCCTGATAATTATAAAGCTTGGCAACTTTTATATCAGATTTTTCAAGCTGATTGATCTCGCTATACACTTCTTCCAGACTGCTGTTTGAGGTAGCTCTGAAATATTTTCCGCCGGTTTCATTCGCAATTTCTCTTAAAACAGGCTCATCAATCTGAACCTCTGTTTCGGTAAAAACCAAATCTCCGAAAACATCAACTTCTGTAGGCATGAGCGCAATACCATTGGTGCCGACACCGATAGAATATACTTTTATATCATTGTTTTTAGCCAATTCAGCGGCAATCTGCGGCGGAATAGCATTTTCAACATTACTGACACCGTCTGTCATCAAAATAATGATCTTACTTTTTGCCTTGCTGGTTCGAAGATGATTTACCGCGACAGAAAGTCCTTCCCCTATTGCAGTTCCGGGATAAAGTTCGGTTGTATTCAGATTTTTCAGCTCCTCAATAACCACCTGATGATCTGAAGTGACGGGAACTTTAGTAAATGCTTCTGAGGCGTACGTTACGACTCCTATTCTATCGTTGGGACGCTTTTCAACAAATTGTATGGCAATTTCCTTCAATGCGGTCAATCTATCGGGTGAAAGG includes the following:
- a CDS encoding 1-acyl-sn-glycerol-3-phosphate acyltransferase is translated as MRKIIGKFLLKMLGWKVVLQGDVNSLNRCILVVAPHTHNMEYLLGNLAYWSLKKPLKIIIKDAHTKAWYGSLVRGLGGIGIDRSQKNDLVNFVANEFKKDDFSLVITPEGTRSWVPKWRKGFYHMALAAKVPIVLAAGDFKRNIVYLGYTIPYERLETASFLEIMEEIQNYYIKYDIGPKIPSNWNPNILGNDSEAKS
- a CDS encoding PaaI family thioesterase; the protein is MYTEGKTKEEILEFINNWGEETFAKTLDIQFIDIDLENETLTATMPVSPKIHQPFGIMHGGASCVLAETMGSSLSNIFIDGSKYFGVGTNITSNHLRSKKDGVITAVARFIRKGKTMHVSEIEIRDEKGQLINHTTMTNNIISR
- a CDS encoding protease complex subunit PrcB family protein yields the protein MKKYLLLFVCSIFLVINSCTDSDVNIETKTPVTVQQIGKGNLVGNYVPQQNMVITNSTQWNTLLNTLDSVNNTSGSFTETNIDFNQFMVIAVFDEVFPNGGHSIDIITVDDNPQNIVVDLERLLTGNLTTVVTQPYHIVKIPKSTKPVLFQ
- a CDS encoding RNA polymerase sigma factor; translation: MQAPDWQKIYLNHSPKLLGICRRYVADLQTAEDLLQDSFILAMQKSHQLNDEKALFGWLKTIVVNNALQHLRKHSKEIFVTTEISEIPELLTEMNTLATENNHILAYDFTREELLKSIDSLPVHHRSVFNLYFIENNSHAEIAKLLGINVNTSKSHLMRAKKSVQNYLMTHFVNKNTPKNKKKMTQLLIFIGFGGLAWAQTFQSKFADFSILPSKELIIPNDIKTNSLSFSASSLNKNLQKKLIIAATLFIIILFSIHVNKGNYQFQNSKAKSLVNTKMIVNEKISENNFISQSKPEITEEVRANAINLNQKIQIQKTVSSENKVNEKATIVKPKDSIKNIPKRVVIVKKVIQRDTIFIEREN
- a CDS encoding chorismate-binding protein yields the protein MIYFKFPFDEKLYSTDGYSDKKAVLFKSFDQSESIIFNGDMIEINDKTGIFLGESFVKDETRFSPENHEEYVKKLQKVIEVIKENQLPKLVLSRRKIFRDFNEINAKESFRNLCEAYPNAFRYIFIKDGNSWMGAFSEVLGKFNKSTHEFETMSLAGTIPISESWTDKEIEEQKPVSSYIRNVLQKFNTNAEIYESETYDHISGNIKHLRTDFKLKINPQDLDAIIEELHPTPAVCGIPKDFCQEKIRQFEKFPRELYAGFIRIETDEFIQYFVNLRCAKLYSDSVHIFTGGGITAQSNPEKEWIETELKSEAVLKNLVFSI
- a CDS encoding MarC family protein, with the protein product MEILQDFSFKETMTCFMVLFAVIDIIGSIPIIVSLKQKFGQIEAKRASITAGLIMIVFLFVGNKILKFIGVDVNSFAIAGAVVIFIIALEMILGIEINKTTEAKAASIVPIAFPLVAGAGTLTTTLSLRAEFHDINIILGIVLNTIFVYLVLKSAPWLEKKMGEATLSILQKVFGIILLAISIKLFTANFAQLVQTYINF
- a CDS encoding BatD family protein, which translates into the protein MNQKFIYILFTLVSVIAYGQVELTMKPDKSDYNGKEIVNLTIVLELNGDNLVQQSKIMLPDLSKFNIIGNGSFNQGVRDPDSNVSVEQYITRIALEPKQRGKIRIGSVLVTVNNKIYKTEPFDIFIRDIEKKTVAKNIDNDVYLNMEIEDREVYQNQATVAVLRVYSKNIDNLRKVRNIHLPENQNINVYPVNFHKSEIDPSGFGNMPSQILAMFIVFPNESGFVEIPSVSASVNSYTAKSKVSSNKVKLNVKKLPEGSPECFKNAVGNFKVDVYHESKDKIEAKKPVNVILKVSGEGNLSDMELPKIENSPDYEVFAPKITSRVKAGIEGMKGYILANYVLIPNKSGSLNIKTEEFAFFNPAVKEYINLGQETLNLTAFSHDQVLEARTTVEKVNEYTNTLLETVNSPVLKTTTFKVKEKSRFNWKVLFINAGILLGLFVAYLLFKNWQKKRIIVKEKTAPKPLGSVAETEKEIRQSLKSDVGDYFTYLENLKDSHRFDQFFATVDELDSEVRNQYFQSSKDDFKQFLEQHLGGSVAERYRNLSQRIQIEKFTPVKSEESIGELLKEIIDLYSQISK
- a CDS encoding tetratricopeptide repeat protein, yielding MNTKFLFLSFMITFSFSGALFGQKNYKTLVYEGNQKFKGKDYEGASSRYMEAIKSDEKEFTAHYNLGNALYKSKKYEEAKAEFEKAQSLSQTIPDKAAALHNLGNSYMQMNQPEKAADFYKQSLKQDPYNEATRKNFEIAKLKEKENQQKKDQKSKSGKGGGGDDQQKNKDKNGDPKQDQGKGQNNEGESPEGDQPNKDKNNQGKMPKDVENAILNKVGEKEKETAKRILNKNSYSLPPSNEKDW
- a CDS encoding vWA domain-containing protein, producing the protein MELYLGNYWYLLLLLLLPVLSFFLIRYLRWKKKSRDAFAESRFQEALFEKKSGFIKIFPALYFLATLFLIFSIIDLLSGSEEVTTNQKFNNVIFMLDVSNSMNAEDVEPSRLVEAKNLIIQTMQKLKNDKVGMIIFAGQATSIMPLTTDYNSAETYINGVETGSVKIQGTDFLKAMETAADKFKDINKGSRKIVLLSDGEDNEGNDNAAIKLANREGIMVTSVGIGSEEGAPVPEYEFGQLMGYKSDMNGQTVISKRQTDALHKIAESTGGTYIDGNNISEAPDRIIEALRKKVSSTATLVKSQNANHYYQYFLAVSILFFLIIFLFNPKRDFNI
- a CDS encoding vWA domain-containing protein is translated as MFDFEFYSPWFLLLFLSFIPLLILDISKKKLKGIKVPSIGNMVSNNGILPVLFLLKISKYIILSCLFIAMARPRTFTISQDRDDTKGVDIMFAVDVSLSMLSKDLSPDRLTALKEIAIQFVEKRPNDRIGVVTYASEAFTKVPVTSDHQVVIEELKNLNTTELYPGTAIGEGLSVAVNHLRTSKAKSKIIILMTDGVSNVENAIPPQIAAELAKNNDIKVYSIGVGTNGIALMPTEVDVFGDLVFTETEVQIDEPVLREIANETGGKYFRATSNSSLEEVYSEINQLEKSDIKVAKLYNYQEYFKIFLWIALGMLVFDALLRWVLYKFLS